Proteins encoded within one genomic window of Nonomuraea gerenzanensis:
- a CDS encoding ROK family transcriptional regulator, whose amino-acid sequence MDHDRADGHATDSASRGGPAGAPADQATVRRSNLALVLRHVSANGPCSRSAVAVSTGLNKATVTSLVNELQARGLVKEMGPQHAGSVGRPGVALALDGSRAGALGVEVNVDYIAAIATDLAGRVLIDRRIGFDAMGSGPERSLDELARMVETTVADLGRLGVTPAGITVAVPGLVDTTTGTVVVAPNLGWRGVPVAERLSRVARDIPIAVDNDANLAALAEYTSGVAAGIPDLVCLTGEVGVGGGVISGGRLLGGADGFAGEIGHVMIDPSGERCRCGRVGCWETKVGLAALVRMATPHRPYGTGPQVVRDPEERLAEIEQRRADGDPRAEAAVAEVGRWLGIGAALLINLLNPRVIVLGGYFARLADPLIPAAQRELARTGMSDAVERCRFAASDLGFGAASRGAAGVVAERALSDPTSISIRTSPAAGVIEATPTACSPRSS is encoded by the coding sequence GTGGACCACGACCGGGCCGACGGCCACGCGACCGACTCGGCGAGTCGCGGCGGACCCGCGGGAGCCCCCGCGGACCAGGCCACCGTGCGCCGCTCCAACCTCGCCCTCGTGCTGCGTCACGTGAGCGCGAACGGCCCGTGCTCCCGGTCGGCCGTCGCCGTCTCGACCGGGCTGAACAAGGCCACCGTCACCAGCCTGGTGAACGAGTTGCAGGCCCGCGGGCTGGTCAAGGAGATGGGGCCGCAGCACGCGGGCTCCGTCGGCCGCCCGGGTGTCGCGCTCGCCCTGGACGGCTCCCGGGCCGGCGCCCTGGGCGTGGAGGTCAACGTCGACTACATCGCCGCGATCGCCACCGACCTGGCCGGAAGAGTGCTCATCGACCGGCGGATCGGCTTCGACGCCATGGGCTCGGGCCCCGAACGCTCACTGGACGAGCTGGCCCGCATGGTCGAGACGACCGTCGCCGACCTCGGCCGGCTCGGGGTCACACCGGCCGGGATCACTGTGGCAGTCCCCGGCCTGGTCGACACCACCACCGGCACCGTCGTCGTCGCCCCGAACCTCGGCTGGCGCGGCGTGCCGGTGGCCGAGCGGCTGTCCCGAGTCGCGAGGGACATCCCCATCGCGGTGGACAACGACGCCAACCTCGCCGCCCTCGCCGAGTACACCTCGGGCGTCGCGGCGGGCATCCCCGACCTGGTCTGCCTCACCGGCGAGGTGGGCGTCGGCGGCGGCGTCATCTCCGGCGGCCGGCTCCTGGGCGGAGCGGACGGGTTCGCGGGAGAGATCGGCCATGTCATGATCGATCCGTCCGGCGAGCGGTGCCGCTGCGGCCGCGTCGGCTGCTGGGAGACCAAGGTCGGGCTGGCCGCGCTGGTGCGCATGGCCACGCCGCACCGCCCGTACGGCACCGGCCCGCAGGTCGTCCGCGACCCGGAGGAGCGCCTGGCCGAGATCGAGCAGCGCCGAGCCGACGGCGATCCGCGCGCCGAGGCCGCCGTCGCGGAGGTCGGCCGGTGGCTCGGGATCGGCGCGGCCCTGCTCATCAACCTCTTGAACCCGCGGGTGATCGTGCTGGGCGGCTACTTCGCCCGGCTCGCCGACCCGCTCATCCCCGCGGCGCAGCGCGAACTGGCCCGCACGGGCATGAGCGACGCCGTCGAACGCTGCCGGTTCGCCGCCTCCGACCTCGGCTTCGGCGCCGCCTCGCGCGGCGCGGCCGGTGTCGTCGCCGAACGAGCCCTGTCCGACCCCACCAGCATCTCCATCCGAACGTCTCCGGCCGCCGGGGTCATCGAGGCAACCCCGACGGCCTGCTCTCCCCGCTCGTCCTGA